The Candidatus Coatesbacteria bacterium genome segment CAGGACGCTGTAAGCCCCGGCGACGAGATCGTCGATCATGATCCCCCAGCCGCCGGGCAGCTTCTCCGCCGGCCGCGCCGGCCAGACCTTGGCGATGTCGAAGAAGCGGAACAGCAAAAAGGCCAGCGCCAGGTTGAACCACGTCCGCGGCAGATAGCTCAGCACCAGCAGCATCACCGCCCCCTCGTCGACGGTGGCCTGGGAGGGATCCGGGTGCTCGTAGCGCTCGGCCAGCCAGCCGCAGGCCGGCACGCCGAGCAGGAACAGCAGTGCCCCCAGGGCCGGCACCAGCCAGGGCAGCTCCGGCGGCAAAACGACGTAGACGGCGCAGGCCGCCAGACTGGCCACGGTTCCCGAGGCGACGGGGAAGTAGCCCGTCAGGCCGAAGGAGCCGAGCAGCACGGCGGGGAGCTGGACGAGGCGCAGCTTGGGCGGTTTCTTCAGCTTGGTGCGCTTGATAATGCTCATGGCTTAATCCCCAAAGGCTTCGTCTAGGAGTTGTTTGCGGTAGTCGAGATCCACGGCGGCGCGATAGACGAGGGGGTTGTGAACTGCTTTAACATTTGGCAATGGTGAGTATCCCATTTGCGGTTGAGCCTTAACAATAGTTTCCCATTTAGCTAATAACTCATTAGAGATTAGATTAATATCATTATAATCCATTACAAAGCTAACATATATATAAGGATCAGAGCCCTTACTTTTTGTTATCAGCTTAAAGGGTTCTTTGTTATAATGTTTCTTAGTCATGCTTTCGTAACTATCTGGATCTATATCTTCTGGTAAGATGAATCCAATAGAATTGATATGTTGATGATTAGCTGTAAGGGAAAAACCTCTATTGATCGTAAGATTGATTGATAATCCTTTAGTGCAACTTGTTACAAATCTTTCTGGATATTGGTCTAGGTTTGCTATTTCTATTGCCCTTTTCATTAAATCGAAATATCCCTCAATCCATTCCTTTGATGGTGACCTTCTAATCGCCGCCAACAATCGTTTCCGGTGCTCGGCTTCTGTTGTCGGCGTCTTAGTCGCCTTCTTCTTCGAACGCTGATGCAGCTTGGTCTGCGTTCGATGGTTATTCTTCGAGAAGAGAGGCTCGGAGGTGGTGCGTTCGCTGAC includes the following:
- a CDS encoding phosphatidylglycerophosphatase A; translated protein: MSIIKRTKLKKPPKLRLVQLPAVLLGSFGLTGYFPVASGTVASLAACAVYVVLPPELPWLVPALGALLFLLGVPACGWLAERYEHPDPSQATVDEGAVMLLVLSYLPRTWFNLALAFLLFRFFDIAKVWPARPAEKLPGGWGIMIDDLVAGAYSVLILWVVNLSGFLPAWALTPLPLIWS